CCACCACCCGGATATGCTCCAGGGATTCCTTGATATGGTCTCCCAGGAGATTCACCTGCCGCTCGATATCCCGGAAAGCCTCGCCGGTGGAAGCCACGGCGTTGGCTCCTTCGGACACATTGCGGTTGCCTTCTTCTATGGCATTGACCGCCTCCTGGGTGTCCTTCTGAATGTCCACGATGAGATTGGCTATATTGCCTGCAGCCTCGCTGGACTGCTCCGCCAGCTTCCTCACCTCGTCTGCCACTACGGAGAATCCCCGTCCTGCCTCGCCGGCCCGGGCAGCCTCAATGGCGGCATTCAAAGCCAGCAGGTTGGTCTGGGCAGAGATGTTGGAAATGGTGTCCACGATTTCCCCAATCTGGTCGGAACGCTTGCCCAGGGAAGCCACCACCTGGGCGGAACTTGCCACCTGGCTGGCTATCTGCTGGATCTGGGCCACGGCCTGATCCACGGACTGGCCGCCCACTCTGGCCAGTTCACGGCTCTGCAGGGAAGCATCACGCATGGTCTGGGCGCTGCCTGCCAGGGCAGTAACCTTCTCGGACATGCCTCTGGCCTCGTATTCCACCTGGCTGATGACCTCTGCCTGGGTGGCAGCCCCCCGGCTCAGGGTGACTGTACTCTCAGCCACGCTGTTCACCGCTTCTGCCGTCTGCATGGCGCTGGCAGTGAGCTCCTCGGCTGCAGCAGACACAGTCTGGGCAGAGTCTGACACATTTCCGACAAGATTCCTCAGCTTTTTCTGCATGTTGTTGCCGCAGAAAGCCAGCTTGCCTATTTCGTCCTCTGATTCCACAGGCACAGGCTGCCCCGTAAGGTCGCCTTCGGCAATGCGCTCCATGCCTGAGGTGAGGGCCATCATAGGCCGCAGCGCTTTGCCCACCACCACATAGGAAAGCACCCCTGCCAGGATCATGATGAGCAGCATGGCGACGATGACAGAGGTCATAAAGCTGCTGCGTATGCCGTCAAACTCACTGTTGGAAAGCCCTACGAAGAGCATGCCAATAATCTGACCGTTCGCGTCCTTGATGGGTTCATAAGCACTCTGGAATTCCTCTCCCAGCACATTAGCCGGACCCACGAAGAACTCGCCCTTCTTCAGCACTGACTCAGCTACAGGTGCCGAGCACTTGGTGCCCACGGCCCTGCCGCCGCCCTCACCCTTGACGGTGGTGGCAATGCGGGTATCCCCCAGGAAGAAAGTCACATGACCTTTGCAAACCTTCCCCAGAGAATCTACCAGCTCCTCGGCCCCATTGACCTTGTAATCTCCTTTGTAAAGTTCATTGCCCTTCACCTGCCACACCCCGGGATGGCGGTGCTCCATGACCTCCTGGAAGGAGACTGCATTGGAATAGGCCTTCATCTGCAGCGCTTCGTCAAAGCCCTCGTTGGCACTGCGGTATCCCAGCACCCCCATGCATACACAGGCCACGACAATGAAGATATCCAGCAAAATTATCGCCTTGGTTTGCAGTTTCATAAAAACTCCTCTTTCCTAAAATTTAAAAAATTCTGTACGGAATAGACATTCCGCACCCGACTTTCCCTCCTTGGAAGATTTTTGCGAGATTGAAAATTAAGGGATACTCCCTAGCGCAAAAAATTCGACCCTTGCAAGAAAATTCCTGCAAGGGCCGAATGATTTATTAAATGTATATTAAAGTCTTCTTAGAAACTGAAGCCTGCTAAAGATGCCTGCTGTTTCTGGGCCAGGACTGCCAGAGCGTCGCTGGCAGCTGCGATTTCCTGGGCAGAGGCGCTCTGCTGCTCAGTGGCGGCGGAGACAGCCTGCATTTCCCCGGAAACCTGGGTAGAAGCGGAGCTGATGTGGGTGATATCCTCGGTAATGGTTTCAGTCTCACGGGTCATCTTGGTGATGGAGCCGGACACAGCCTGAATCTCATCAGATACTTCCTGCACCAGGCAGTTTATGTCCTCGAAGGTGGCGCGCAGGCCCTCTACGGAGTCCACACCAGCCTTCACAGCCTCACGGCCTGCATCCATGGAAGCCACAGCAGCGGAAGTATCCTCCTGGATAGCTGCGATAAGCTCGGCAATCTTCTTGGCGCTTTCCTGGGACTCGCTGGCCAGCTTGGCCACCTCGCCTGCCACCACATTGAAACCGCGGCCCTGCTCGCCGGCACGGGCAGCCTCGATAGAAGCATTGAGAGCCAGCAGATTGGTCTGCTCGGCAATGGAGGAAATAGTATCCACGATCTCGCCGATTTCCTTGGAACGGCTGCCCAGACGGTCAACCAGTCTGGCAGTGCCAAGGACGGTTTCCTCTACTTCCTTCATCTGAGCCACGGAGCCGTCAATGGCAGCGGAGCCAACAGTAGCATGGTTGGAGGCAGCACCGCTGCGCTCTGCCACGCGGGCGGACTCCTGACGGATGCCCTCCATGGAAGCCTGCAGGCTTTCCACAGCATTGTTGGTGTTCACCACAGAGCGCTCCTGACGCTCCACGGAGCCAACCACATCGGTAGCAGACTGGGCGACCTGGGTGGAAACCTGGGCGGCCTGGCCGGAAGAAGCGGTGAGTTCCTCGGAAGCGGCAGCCAGCTGCTGGGAGCTGTCATGGACTTCACGCATGAGCTTGTTCATCTTCGTGCGCATCTCGTGAAGCGCCGCATCCATCTCACCCAGCTCATCGCCACGGCCCAGCA
This genomic interval from Selenomonas sp. AB3002 contains the following:
- a CDS encoding methyl-accepting chemotaxis protein, whose amino-acid sequence is MKLQTKAIILLDIFIVVACVCMGVLGYRSANEGFDEALQMKAYSNAVSFQEVMEHRHPGVWQVKGNELYKGDYKVNGAEELVDSLGKVCKGHVTFFLGDTRIATTVKGEGGGRAVGTKCSAPVAESVLKKGEFFVGPANVLGEEFQSAYEPIKDANGQIIGMLFVGLSNSEFDGIRSSFMTSVIVAMLLIMILAGVLSYVVVGKALRPMMALTSGMERIAEGDLTGQPVPVESEDEIGKLAFCGNNMQKKLRNLVGNVSDSAQTVSAAAEELTASAMQTAEAVNSVAESTVTLSRGAATQAEVISQVEYEARGMSEKVTALAGSAQTMRDASLQSRELARVGGQSVDQAVAQIQQIASQVASSAQVVASLGKRSDQIGEIVDTISNISAQTNLLALNAAIEAARAGEAGRGFSVVADEVRKLAEQSSEAAGNIANLIVDIQKDTQEAVNAIEEGNRNVSEGANAVASTGEAFRDIERQVNLLGDHIKESLEHIRVVEDTSKNILTSMSHLQAQSRKFEEESQNISAATQQQSATMHEVTDSSHQLATMAQNLQNEVQKFKV
- a CDS encoding methyl-accepting chemotaxis protein codes for the protein MNLKNIPIGSKILSLVIVALLGMAFIGFNGYRGLSNASDDIDNMYSRKLQATKLLGNEINYMRMVQVRIVKHVLDPKDAKVKASIHDAMDSFEKEWPAYRDLGARVPETANDIAQAEANWKKFKEGVLEAERLADKGETQAAWNYYQGVEAGVTQDLLKNLTALQKIANDNADKLNEEVSSSMSSNLWFMTVVTLVCLTLLGLMSFFIIREIITSIRQMIDNCRNMGEGDFRHKPLLGRGDELGEMDAALHEMRTKMNKLMREVHDSSQQLAAASEELTASSGQAAQVSTQVAQSATDVVGSVERQERSVVNTNNAVESLQASMEGIRQESARVAERSGAASNHATVGSAAIDGSVAQMKEVEETVLGTARLVDRLGSRSKEIGEIVDTISSIAEQTNLLALNASIEAARAGEQGRGFNVVAGEVAKLASESQESAKKIAELIAAIQEDTSAAVASMDAGREAVKAGVDSVEGLRATFEDINCLVQEVSDEIQAVSGSITKMTRETETITEDITHISSASTQVSGEMQAVSAATEQQSASAQEIAAASDALAVLAQKQQASLAGFSF